From Zhongshania aliphaticivorans, one genomic window encodes:
- the rsxD gene encoding electron transport complex subunit RsxD produces the protein MGFLKVSSPHAHGPMSTASVMRLVLMATLPGMLALTWFFGFGTIVNVLWASITALAFEALALRWRKRPIGFYLNDYSALVTAFLLGIALPPAAPFWLIMIGTGFAILICKQLYGGMGYNPFNPAMAAYVMLLISFPVEMTTWMAPKGSFAGDLLGPIEALRYCFGFGREAIDAITMATPLDVLKQNNALLVDDLWSQSAQFGQISGKGWEWANAGFLLGGAYLIYRRIFTWHAPLSMLAALTLMSLFFYDGGSSASGGSPFFHLFSGATMLGAFFIVTDPVTSAVSNRGRLIYGALIGLLIYIIRVWGNYPDAVAFSVLLMNFAAPFIDHFTQPRTYGHNTGAEK, from the coding sequence ATGGGATTTTTAAAAGTCAGTTCACCCCACGCTCACGGGCCGATGAGCACCGCCAGCGTCATGCGCCTTGTGCTTATGGCAACCCTGCCCGGCATGCTGGCACTGACCTGGTTCTTTGGTTTTGGCACCATTGTCAACGTACTGTGGGCCAGTATTACCGCCTTAGCGTTTGAAGCCTTGGCGCTGCGCTGGCGCAAGCGCCCTATTGGTTTTTATCTCAATGATTACAGCGCCCTTGTCACCGCATTTTTGCTTGGCATTGCCCTGCCACCTGCCGCGCCATTTTGGCTGATTATGATCGGTACTGGCTTCGCTATTTTAATCTGCAAACAACTCTATGGCGGCATGGGCTACAACCCCTTCAACCCCGCCATGGCCGCCTACGTCATGCTGCTGATTTCCTTCCCCGTGGAAATGACCACGTGGATGGCCCCCAAGGGCAGTTTTGCCGGCGACCTACTCGGCCCCATTGAGGCCCTGCGTTACTGCTTTGGTTTTGGTCGCGAAGCCATTGACGCAATTACCATGGCCACGCCGCTGGATGTGCTCAAACAAAATAACGCATTACTGGTCGACGATCTCTGGTCCCAGTCAGCCCAATTCGGCCAAATTTCGGGTAAAGGTTGGGAATGGGCAAACGCCGGTTTTTTATTGGGCGGCGCCTACCTAATATACCGCCGCATTTTTACCTGGCACGCGCCACTGAGCATGCTCGCCGCCTTAACGCTTATGTCACTGTTCTTCTATGACGGCGGCAGTTCTGCCTCTGGCGGCTCGCCGTTCTTCCACTTGTTCAGCGGCGCTACCATGCTCGGTGCCTTTTTTATTGTTACCGATCCTGTCACCTCGGCGGTGTCCAATCGCGGCCGCCTGATTTACGGCGCCTTGATCGGCTTGTTAATTTATATTATCCGGGTCTGGGGCAATTACCCCGACGCAGTGGCCTTCTCCGTGCTATTAATGAATTTTGCGGCACCCTTTATTGACCACTTCACTCAGCCCCGCACTTATGGACACAACACCGGAGCCGAAAAATGA
- the rsxC gene encoding electron transport complex subunit RsxC — protein sequence MSQPSRKVWDIHGGIHPAENKQQSLQSPIKAAGIPPQIILPLAQHIGAPASPIISVGDRVLKGQMIAEAKGFVSAPVHAPTSGTVVAIESRLIPHPSGMSGACIVIDTDGQDEWAKHSGVEDFRSLSKMDLIDRVRQAGIAGMGGAGFPSAVKLSTRDDKPIETLILNGTECEPYITADDILMRERAAEIIAGAEILRHLIKPSKETLIGVEDNKPEGIAALQKAAQGTGIEIVPFPTKYPSGGEKQLIQILTGKEVPAGGLPADIGIVCQNIGTATAIYRAICLGEPLISRITTITGEACSQPRNYEVLLGTPVQFLLDQSGFKKDDCIRLVMGGPMMGYTLQDTAVPIVKTSNCVLAPTAAELPPPPPAQACIRCGMCAEACPVSLLPQQMYWFSRAQEHEKLEDHKLFDCIECGACSYVCPSNIPLVQYYRASKAEIRQAQQDKIKAERSKERFEARTARLEQEEAEKEAKRAARLQAAKDKAAAAVSNPDSSKTDLIQAAIERSKAKKADAADPAHDAIARAQAKRDGKVEEETPAAKTERLQLLIASAERRLTSAREKLALAKEQGGENVEAFATAVIKTEDKLTALQKELAEHQARSTSAPADTGATDPAQAAIARAMAKRAGASADESDEDKTQRLQNLVATTEKRLAAAQQKLSIAQEQNDANVAAFATGAKKTQSKLDSAKQELAEHLAKVSAKAITKEAVSAEQASSDDPVQAAIERAKAARAAQADMSEDDKLKQSIASLENRIARTQEKLSAAQESGDDKAEILADSIAKLQDKLASAKEKLG from the coding sequence ATGAGCCAGCCAAGCAGAAAGGTGTGGGATATTCACGGCGGTATTCACCCCGCAGAAAACAAACAGCAGTCTCTGCAATCGCCCATTAAAGCAGCTGGTATACCCCCGCAAATAATACTACCGCTCGCTCAGCACATTGGCGCCCCCGCCAGTCCGATCATTAGCGTCGGCGACCGCGTTTTAAAAGGCCAAATGATTGCCGAAGCCAAGGGCTTTGTTAGCGCCCCCGTACACGCGCCAACATCTGGCACGGTAGTGGCCATTGAATCGCGCTTAATCCCTCACCCCTCTGGCATGAGCGGTGCCTGTATTGTGATCGACACCGACGGCCAAGACGAGTGGGCTAAGCATAGCGGCGTCGAAGACTTTCGCAGCTTAAGCAAAATGGATTTAATTGACCGCGTTCGCCAAGCCGGTATTGCCGGCATGGGCGGTGCGGGCTTTCCGTCCGCAGTAAAACTCAGTACCCGCGACGACAAACCCATTGAGACCTTAATTCTCAACGGCACCGAGTGCGAACCCTATATCACTGCCGACGATATTTTAATGCGCGAGCGCGCCGCCGAAATTATTGCCGGTGCAGAAATTCTTCGTCATTTAATCAAGCCCAGCAAAGAAACCCTGATCGGCGTTGAAGACAATAAACCCGAGGGCATTGCCGCGCTGCAAAAAGCCGCGCAAGGCACCGGTATCGAAATTGTACCCTTCCCCACCAAATACCCCTCTGGTGGCGAAAAACAATTGATTCAAATATTAACCGGCAAAGAAGTACCCGCTGGCGGCCTGCCTGCTGATATCGGCATTGTCTGCCAAAACATCGGCACCGCCACCGCAATCTACCGCGCCATATGCTTAGGTGAGCCGCTCATCTCACGCATTACGACCATTACCGGTGAAGCCTGCAGCCAGCCCCGCAATTACGAAGTACTACTCGGCACGCCAGTGCAATTTCTGCTGGACCAAAGCGGCTTTAAAAAAGACGACTGCATTCGCTTGGTCATGGGCGGCCCCATGATGGGCTATACCCTGCAAGACACCGCAGTACCAATCGTGAAAACCAGCAACTGTGTACTCGCGCCCACTGCGGCCGAACTGCCGCCACCACCGCCAGCACAAGCTTGTATCCGCTGCGGCATGTGCGCCGAGGCCTGCCCAGTGTCGCTGTTGCCCCAGCAAATGTACTGGTTTTCCCGAGCGCAGGAACACGAAAAACTTGAAGATCACAAACTTTTCGACTGCATAGAGTGCGGCGCCTGTTCCTATGTGTGCCCCAGCAATATTCCATTGGTGCAGTACTACCGCGCATCAAAAGCCGAGATTCGCCAAGCCCAGCAAGACAAGATAAAAGCCGAGCGCTCCAAAGAACGTTTTGAAGCCCGCACCGCCAGACTCGAACAAGAAGAAGCCGAAAAAGAAGCTAAACGCGCGGCGCGGCTGCAAGCAGCAAAAGATAAAGCCGCTGCCGCTGTGAGCAACCCCGACAGCAGCAAAACTGATCTTATTCAAGCGGCCATTGAGCGCAGCAAGGCTAAAAAGGCCGATGCTGCCGACCCTGCCCACGACGCCATTGCTCGCGCACAGGCCAAACGCGACGGCAAAGTTGAGGAAGAAACCCCCGCAGCAAAAACTGAGCGTCTGCAATTACTCATTGCCAGCGCGGAGCGCAGACTCACCAGCGCCCGCGAAAAGCTCGCCCTAGCCAAAGAACAGGGCGGCGAAAACGTCGAGGCCTTTGCTACTGCGGTAATCAAAACCGAAGACAAGCTTACCGCCTTGCAAAAAGAACTCGCAGAGCACCAAGCCCGCTCGACGAGTGCGCCCGCAGACACCGGCGCCACCGATCCCGCGCAAGCCGCCATCGCCCGCGCGATGGCCAAACGCGCCGGTGCCAGCGCCGACGAAAGCGACGAAGACAAAACTCAACGTTTGCAAAACCTGGTCGCCACCACCGAAAAACGCCTCGCCGCCGCCCAGCAAAAGCTGAGTATTGCCCAAGAGCAAAACGACGCCAATGTCGCCGCCTTTGCCACTGGTGCTAAGAAAACCCAAAGCAAACTCGACAGCGCAAAACAAGAATTGGCAGAACACCTTGCCAAAGTTTCGGCAAAGGCCATCACCAAAGAAGCCGTATCAGCAGAGCAAGCGAGCAGCGACGATCCAGTGCAGGCCGCAATAGAACGCGCCAAAGCCGCGCGCGCCGCCCAGGCTGATATGAGCGAGGACGACAAACTCAAGCAAAGCATTGCGTCTTTAGAAAACCGCATCGCTCGCACGCAAGAAAAACTAAGCGCCGCCCAAGAAAGCGGCGACGACAAGGCCGAGATTCTCGCCGACTCAATCGCGAAGCTACAAGACAAACTGGCTAGCGCTAAAGAGAAGTTGGGCTAA
- the rsxB gene encoding electron transport complex subunit RsxB — MIELIAQNPFIASLLALVSLGVVFGALLGFAAVKFKTEGDPIADQVEALLPQTQCGQCGYPGCRPYAQAIADGDDINKCPPGGEATIAALADLLGVEAKPLDAVEESVPSVAYIREDECIGCTKCIQACPVDAILGSAKHMHTVIASECTGCDLCVEPCPVDCIEMRPIETSLQTWAWDKPKPPEDLIATDRSGASA; from the coding sequence ATGATTGAATTAATTGCCCAAAACCCGTTTATCGCATCCCTGCTGGCACTGGTCAGTCTCGGCGTGGTGTTCGGCGCCCTACTCGGTTTTGCTGCAGTAAAATTTAAAACCGAGGGCGACCCAATCGCCGACCAAGTTGAGGCATTGCTGCCCCAAACCCAGTGCGGCCAGTGTGGCTACCCAGGCTGCCGCCCTTACGCCCAAGCCATTGCCGACGGCGACGACATTAACAAATGCCCACCCGGCGGCGAAGCCACTATTGCCGCACTTGCCGATTTATTGGGTGTAGAAGCCAAACCCCTAGACGCGGTAGAAGAGTCCGTGCCCTCGGTGGCCTATATTCGCGAAGACGAATGCATCGGCTGCACCAAATGTATTCAAGCCTGCCCCGTCGACGCCATTTTGGGCTCGGCTAAACACATGCACACCGTCATCGCCAGTGAATGTACCGGCTGCGATCTTTGCGTTGAACCCTGCCCTGTTGACTGTATAGAAATGCGCCCCATTGAAACCAGCTTGCAAACCTGGGCCTGGGACAAACCCAAGCCGCCAGAAGATCTGATCGCCACCGACCGCAGCGGGGCCAGCGCATGA
- the rsxA gene encoding electron transport complex subunit RsxA: protein MLADYSILLIGAILVNNFVLVQFLGLCPFMGVSNKLETAIGMSSATTFVLTLASICSWLTYEWLLVPLGLEYLRTITFILVIAVVVQFTEMVVRKSSPMLYKVLGVFLPLITTNCAVLGVALLNINKDHSFVESALYGFGAAAGFSMVLVLFAAMRERITAADVPQPFKGPAVGMITAGLMSLAFMGFAGLV from the coding sequence GTGTTAGCAGACTATTCAATACTGTTAATCGGCGCCATTCTGGTTAACAACTTTGTACTGGTGCAGTTTTTGGGCCTGTGTCCATTTATGGGGGTTTCCAATAAATTGGAAACCGCCATTGGCATGTCCAGTGCAACTACCTTTGTACTGACCCTCGCCTCGATTTGCAGCTGGCTGACCTATGAGTGGCTATTGGTTCCACTCGGTCTCGAATACCTACGCACCATTACCTTCATCTTGGTCATAGCCGTTGTCGTGCAGTTCACCGAAATGGTGGTACGTAAATCTAGCCCTATGCTCTACAAGGTGCTTGGCGTATTCCTGCCCCTGATCACCACCAATTGCGCGGTACTCGGTGTTGCCCTGCTCAACATCAATAAAGACCACAGCTTTGTTGAATCAGCCCTGTATGGCTTTGGCGCCGCCGCTGGCTTTTCCATGGTTTTGGTATTGTTTGCCGCCATGCGCGAACGCATTACCGCCGCCGATGTGCCCCAACCCTTTAAAGGCCCTGCCGTTGGTATGATTACCGCCGGACTCATGTCACTGGCCTTTATGGGCTTCGCCGGTTTGGTATAA
- the metG gene encoding methionine--tRNA ligase: MFTTRTLMSRQILVTSALPYANGPLHLGHLLESIQTDIWVRFQKQRGNDCIYLCADDAHGTAIMLTAEKLGITPEEQIARVKAEHERDLAGFLIRFDNYHSTHSPECKHYSEEIYRRLDANGHIERKDVTQLFDPEKQLFLADRYIKGTCPKCKTEDQYGDNCEACGATYTPAELINPRSAISGATPIEKSSTHFFFKLGDFENLLRQWTSSDALQPQIANKLREWLDAGLHSWDISRDAPYFGFEIPGAPGKFFYVWLDAPIGYMASCANWCEANGRDFNEFWGVDSKAELYHFIGKDIINFHGLFWPAMLDSAGFRQPTAIYAHGFLTVNGKKMSKSRGTFIKAETYLEHLPAEYLRYYFAAKLSGAVDDIDLNLEDFINRVNSDLVGKLVNIASRSAKFVHKGNAGKLASTQHNVELWKRVTGASDAIAELYEQREYSKAVREIMALADATNEYFDSCEPWKLAKSEDTAGQAADVASQCIDIFRVLMTYLTPVLPELAVQAEAFLNCKLTWQGEFSPLQDHAIEPFKAMMNRVDADKVAAMVAASGDSSTAKAPAAPVKNKVKKAAKDKDMGIADTIAYPDFAKIDLRVAEIIAAEAVEGADKLLRLTLSLGEYGERQVFAGIKTAYTAEQLVGKLTVMVANLEARKMRFGLSEGMVLAAGPGDQEIWLLSPDSGAKAGMKIQ, translated from the coding sequence ATGTTTACAACAAGGACACTCATGTCGCGCCAGATCCTCGTTACCAGCGCTCTGCCCTACGCCAATGGCCCACTCCACCTCGGCCACTTACTGGAATCTATCCAGACCGATATTTGGGTGCGTTTTCAAAAACAGCGCGGCAACGACTGCATCTATTTATGCGCCGACGATGCCCACGGCACCGCGATAATGCTCACCGCTGAAAAGCTCGGCATTACGCCGGAAGAGCAAATTGCTAGGGTAAAAGCCGAGCACGAGCGGGATTTGGCCGGATTTTTAATCCGCTTCGACAACTACCATTCCACCCACTCGCCTGAGTGCAAACATTACTCTGAAGAAATCTATCGCCGCCTCGACGCCAATGGCCATATTGAGCGCAAAGATGTCACCCAGCTATTTGATCCCGAGAAGCAGTTATTTCTCGCCGACCGCTACATCAAGGGCACCTGCCCCAAATGTAAAACCGAAGATCAATACGGCGACAACTGCGAAGCTTGTGGTGCCACCTACACCCCAGCGGAATTAATTAATCCGCGTTCGGCCATCTCCGGCGCCACGCCAATCGAGAAAAGCTCCACCCACTTTTTCTTTAAGCTCGGCGACTTTGAAAACCTGCTACGTCAGTGGACCAGCAGCGACGCCCTGCAGCCGCAAATCGCCAATAAACTGCGCGAATGGTTGGATGCCGGCCTGCACAGCTGGGACATCTCTCGCGATGCACCCTACTTCGGCTTTGAAATCCCCGGTGCGCCAGGCAAGTTCTTCTATGTTTGGCTAGACGCTCCCATTGGCTATATGGCCAGCTGCGCCAACTGGTGCGAGGCCAATGGCCGCGACTTTAATGAATTTTGGGGTGTTGACTCCAAAGCTGAGCTTTATCATTTTATTGGCAAAGACATTATCAACTTCCACGGTTTGTTCTGGCCTGCGATGCTCGACTCAGCAGGTTTCCGCCAGCCCACAGCGATTTATGCCCATGGTTTCTTAACCGTTAACGGCAAGAAAATGTCGAAGTCTCGCGGCACCTTTATCAAGGCCGAAACCTATCTGGAACACTTACCCGCCGAATACCTGCGCTATTACTTTGCGGCTAAATTATCCGGTGCGGTAGACGACATCGACTTAAACCTCGAAGACTTTATCAACCGAGTTAACTCAGACCTCGTTGGCAAGCTAGTCAATATCGCCAGCCGCAGCGCCAAATTTGTACACAAGGGCAATGCTGGCAAACTGGCTAGCACGCAGCACAACGTCGAACTGTGGAAACGCGTCACTGGCGCCAGCGATGCGATTGCCGAACTTTACGAGCAGCGCGAATACAGCAAAGCCGTGCGCGAAATCATGGCGCTGGCCGATGCCACCAACGAATACTTTGATTCCTGCGAACCGTGGAAACTGGCAAAAAGCGAAGACACCGCGGGCCAAGCCGCCGACGTTGCCTCCCAGTGCATCGATATATTCCGCGTGCTAATGACCTATCTCACACCAGTACTCCCAGAACTTGCCGTGCAAGCCGAAGCCTTCTTAAACTGCAAGCTGACATGGCAGGGCGAATTCAGCCCACTGCAAGACCACGCCATTGAGCCCTTTAAGGCGATGATGAATCGCGTTGACGCTGACAAAGTAGCGGCCATGGTCGCTGCCAGCGGCGACAGCAGCACCGCCAAGGCACCAGCAGCGCCAGTAAAAAACAAAGTGAAAAAGGCAGCGAAAGACAAAGACATGGGTATCGCAGACACAATAGCCTACCCCGATTTTGCTAAAATCGACCTGCGAGTAGCCGAGATCATCGCTGCCGAGGCAGTCGAGGGCGCCGACAAATTACTGCGACTCACCTTAAGCCTTGGCGAATACGGCGAGCGCCAAGTCTTTGCGGGCATTAAAACCGCTTACACTGCCGAGCAATTGGTGGGTAAACTCACGGTCATGGTGGCCAACCTCGAAGCCCGTAAAATGCGCTTTGGTCTATCCGAAGGCATGGTATTGGCTGCAGGCCCTGGCGATCAGGAAATTTGGTTGCTCAGCCCCGACAGTGGTGCCAAAGCCGGCATGAAAATCCAGTAA
- the apbC gene encoding iron-sulfur cluster carrier protein ApbC: MATELESQVREALMAVVLPGLSAPLAQFADIHSLAVKGGRVDAVVELGFAARSAQQSYEQSLGSVLKSLDGIADAAVRVTWKIAPYAAQQNIKSMENVRNIIAVASGKGGVGKSTTAVNLALALVSEGARVGLLDADIYGPSVQMMLGVANGVRPKPYGTHYLLPIEAHGVQSMSMGYLVTEDTPMVWRGPMATGALQQLLNQTYWQDLDYLIIDMPPGTGDIQLTLSQKVPVSGAVIVTTPQDIALLDAKKGIEMFRKVSVPVLGIVENMAVHICSECGHHEHVFGEGGGARMASNYQVPMLGSLPLSMQIRSQADCGKPVMVADPSGDAAALYRSVAIGMTAELAKRQRVQSNAFPNISISDD; the protein is encoded by the coding sequence ATGGCGACAGAATTGGAATCTCAAGTTCGCGAGGCATTAATGGCCGTGGTTTTGCCGGGCTTATCCGCGCCATTAGCACAATTTGCCGATATTCATTCTCTTGCTGTGAAGGGTGGTCGCGTCGATGCGGTTGTGGAGCTGGGTTTTGCCGCCCGCAGTGCGCAGCAATCCTACGAACAAAGCTTAGGTTCGGTGTTAAAAAGCCTTGATGGTATTGCCGATGCGGCAGTGCGAGTCACTTGGAAGATTGCGCCCTATGCCGCTCAGCAAAATATTAAAAGCATGGAGAATGTCCGCAATATTATTGCGGTAGCCTCCGGCAAAGGCGGGGTTGGTAAGTCTACTACCGCGGTGAATTTGGCCCTGGCACTGGTCTCCGAAGGCGCAAGGGTTGGTCTGTTGGATGCTGATATATACGGCCCCAGTGTGCAAATGATGTTGGGTGTGGCCAATGGTGTGCGCCCCAAGCCCTACGGTACCCATTACTTGCTGCCGATTGAGGCGCACGGTGTGCAATCGATGTCCATGGGCTATTTGGTTACCGAAGATACGCCGATGGTATGGCGCGGGCCAATGGCAACTGGCGCACTGCAGCAGCTATTAAATCAAACCTATTGGCAGGATTTGGATTACCTCATTATTGATATGCCGCCGGGCACAGGCGATATTCAGCTGACCCTGTCCCAAAAAGTGCCAGTTTCGGGTGCAGTTATCGTTACCACGCCGCAGGATATTGCCCTGCTCGACGCTAAAAAAGGCATTGAGATGTTTCGTAAAGTCTCGGTTCCCGTACTGGGTATTGTTGAAAATATGGCAGTGCATATCTGTAGTGAGTGCGGTCATCACGAACATGTGTTTGGCGAGGGTGGCGGCGCGCGGATGGCGAGTAATTACCAAGTGCCAATGCTGGGCTCGCTGCCCTTGTCTATGCAAATCCGCAGCCAAGCCGATTGCGGTAAGCCGGTGATGGTGGCAGATCCTTCTGGCGATGCCGCGGCTTTGTATCGTAGCGTGGCCATTGGCATGACGGCGGAGCTGGCCAAACGCCAACGGGTGCAGAGTAATGCCTTTCCCAATATTTCCATTAGTGATGATTAA
- the dcd gene encoding dCTP deaminase, producing MSIKSDKWIRRMAENEGMIEPFEPSQVRDQGGSKIISYGTSSYGYDVRCANEFKVFTNIYSATVDPKAFDEKSFVDITADYCIIPPNSFALARTVEYFRIPRSVLTMCLGKSTYARCGIIVNVTPLEPEWEGHVTLEFSNTTTLPAKIYANEGVAQMLFFESDEICEVSYKDRGGKYQGQTGVTLPKT from the coding sequence ATGAGTATCAAGTCGGATAAATGGATTCGCCGCATGGCTGAAAACGAGGGCATGATTGAACCCTTTGAGCCGAGCCAAGTGCGGGATCAGGGTGGCTCTAAGATTATTTCTTATGGCACTTCTAGCTATGGCTACGATGTGCGCTGCGCCAATGAGTTTAAGGTTTTTACCAATATTTACTCGGCAACCGTCGACCCCAAAGCTTTTGACGAGAAGAGCTTTGTCGATATCACGGCCGACTACTGCATTATTCCCCCTAATTCGTTTGCATTGGCCCGCACCGTGGAATATTTTCGAATTCCTCGCAGTGTATTGACCATGTGTTTAGGTAAGTCGACCTATGCGCGTTGCGGCATTATTGTGAACGTCACCCCGCTGGAGCCGGAGTGGGAAGGTCACGTGACCTTGGAGTTTTCTAATACCACCACCTTGCCCGCGAAAATTTACGCCAATGAAGGTGTGGCGCAGATGCTGTTTTTTGAGTCAGACGAAATTTGCGAAGTGAGTTATAAAGATCGCGGTGGTAAGTATCAGGGGCAAACTGGGGTGACCCTGCCGAAGACTTGA
- a CDS encoding DUF3108 domain-containing protein → MSKSYPKLAFFFSKNSLLALVFFTLASHTFASGGGMSAIHDTGPKMLVPVPPAKTKPINAEPTNAESVKTPAAQTSKILPYEAEYKISSNSLTTTATRSLSKQGNNWQLSQHAKLMFIKVSEESIIEDGAMGLRPLRYEYNNSFSSKQDQKINFDWPRALATDKKYRKPWSAPLTAGTFDQLSAQLQMRQALISGRFDTAMVQTVVNRGKHKTYQVEKIGEEIIDSPVGKLNTVKLRRSREGSDSETIVWLAKDWNFLIVRLEQTDEDDTYSLELLSATLNGKKVKG, encoded by the coding sequence ATGAGCAAGTCTTACCCGAAACTGGCATTCTTTTTCAGCAAGAATAGCCTGCTCGCATTAGTATTTTTCACCCTTGCAAGCCATACATTTGCAAGCGGTGGCGGCATGAGCGCCATTCACGACACTGGGCCCAAAATGCTGGTTCCCGTCCCACCCGCTAAAACCAAGCCAATAAACGCTGAACCCACTAATGCGGAATCTGTTAAAACCCCAGCCGCCCAAACAAGCAAAATCCTGCCTTACGAAGCTGAATACAAAATTAGCAGTAATAGCTTAACCACCACAGCTACTCGCAGCCTAAGCAAGCAAGGTAATAATTGGCAGCTATCCCAACACGCCAAATTGATGTTTATCAAAGTCAGCGAAGAAAGCATAATTGAAGACGGTGCCATGGGCCTGCGGCCACTGCGCTATGAATACAATAATAGTTTCAGCAGCAAGCAAGACCAAAAAATTAACTTTGACTGGCCCCGCGCCCTCGCCACCGATAAAAAATACCGCAAACCGTGGTCGGCACCGCTAACGGCAGGCACCTTTGACCAGCTCAGCGCCCAACTGCAAATGCGCCAAGCGCTAATTTCTGGCCGTTTCGATACCGCCATGGTGCAAACTGTGGTCAACCGCGGCAAACACAAAACCTACCAAGTAGAAAAAATAGGTGAAGAAATCATCGACAGCCCAGTCGGCAAATTAAATACCGTGAAGCTGCGCCGCAGCCGCGAAGGCAGCGACAGCGAAACCATCGTGTGGCTGGCGAAAGACTGGAATTTTTTGATCGTTCGGCTTGAACAAACCGACGAAGATGACACCTACTCCTTGGAGTTACTCAGCGCTACCCTCAACGGTAAAAAAGTTAAGGGCTAG
- the purN gene encoding phosphoribosylglycinamide formyltransferase, protein MPCKLVILLSGSGSNLQAFIDASRDGLLPSVEICAVISNKAQAFGLERAKQAGIATACIDHTQFASREAFDAELQVCIDSYDADLVVLAGFMRILTPGFVRHYLGRLINIHPSLLPKYPGLHTHQRALDAGDREAGATVHFVTEELDGGPAIIQAKIPVFPGDDAAALATRVLSKEHTIYPLAARWFAEGRLVLQDSKAVFDEQVLPETGILFQQE, encoded by the coding sequence ATGCCCTGCAAACTTGTCATACTGCTCTCGGGTAGCGGCTCTAATCTCCAGGCATTTATCGATGCCAGTAGAGACGGCCTGCTACCTAGCGTCGAGATTTGCGCGGTCATCAGCAATAAGGCGCAAGCCTTTGGTCTGGAGCGGGCCAAGCAAGCTGGCATCGCTACCGCTTGTATCGACCACACCCAATTCGCCAGTCGCGAAGCCTTCGATGCCGAATTACAAGTCTGCATAGATAGCTACGACGCCGACTTGGTGGTGCTCGCTGGCTTTATGCGCATCCTTACCCCGGGTTTTGTTCGTCACTACCTGGGGCGGCTTATTAATATCCACCCTTCTTTACTACCTAAATACCCGGGCCTGCACACCCACCAGCGTGCGCTCGATGCGGGTGACCGTGAAGCGGGCGCCACTGTTCACTTCGTCACCGAAGAATTAGACGGCGGCCCCGCCATAATTCAGGCAAAAATACCGGTATTTCCTGGCGACGATGCTGCAGCACTTGCGACTCGGGTACTGTCCAAAGAGCATACAATCTACCCCCTGGCGGCGCGATGGTTTGCTGAGGGACGCTTAGTGTTACAGGACTCAAAGGCGGTATTCGATGAGCAAGTCTTACCCGAAACTGGCATTCTTTTTCAGCAAGAATAG